TCAAATTATAGATGAAGAGCATAAGGCAGAAATTAATGAACTTTTAGCTTACGATGAGGATACCGCTGGTGGACTTATGGCAAAAGAGCTTGTAAAAGTTTATGATACCTGGACAGTTGCTGGCTGTTTACGCCGTATTCGCGTTCAGGCCGAAGAGGTTACGCGTGTACACTCCGTTTATGTTGTAAATAAGCAAGGCAAACTTGTGGGGCGCTTATCTTTGAAGGACCTTATTGTTGCTAAAAACGAACAAAAAATCGCCGATATTTATATCTCAAGTGTAGATTCTGTAAATGTGCACGACGATGTAGAAGTTGTTGCTCAGGTTATGGCGAAGTACGATTTAGAAGCCATTCCTGTAGTCGATGGAAAACAAATTCTTCTAGGGCGTATTACTATTGATGATATTGTAGATGTTATAAAAGAAGAAGCAGAAAAAGATTATCAATTAGCTGCCGGTATCTCGCAAGACGTAGAGGCCGATGATAGTGTTTGGGAACTCACCAAAGCTCGCCTACCTTGGCTACTTATTGGTATGTTTGGAGGGCTTGGAGCCGCAAGTATTATTAGTGGTTTTACAGGAGCTATGCTTAAATATACCGAGTTGTTGTTGTTTATTCCGCTCATACAGGCAACTGCCGGAAACGTTGGTGTACAATCTTCAGCAATTGTAGTTCAAGGTCTAGCAAACAATACTATAAAAGGTAAACTGTTAAAACGTTTGCTTAAAGAGTTTTCGTTAGGTTTAGTAAATGGTGTTGCTATTGCACTCATCGTTTTACTTATCAGTCATTTTGGTTTTAAAACCTCGTATCTTGTATCTATGACTATCGGTATCGCGCTAATTACCGTTATTATTATGGCGGCCTTAATCGGTACGTTTGTGCCTATTATTTTAGATAAACGTGGTGTCGATCCCGCTATTGCCACAGGGCCATTTATCACTACAAGTAACGATATTTTTGGTATACTTATCTATTTTCTTATCGCGAAAGCTATACTAGGATTTTAAAATATTTTGGGCGTTACCCGAAAAGGGTCGGGCTTTTACTACTCAATCTTTTTGTTTTTTCGCAAAAACAAAAAGGATTTCAAACAGGCCGTTCAATCCCTAACGCGCTCATCAGCTAAGATTAGTTTTTCTAAATGAATTTTTGTGAGTTTGATTATTTATAGCACATGGCTATTAAAAATATCTTCTAGCATTTTTTCAGGATCATTGCACAATCCAGAGTGTGTTTTAGAACTTTGAATAATGGTGCTTCTACAAGCTGTTAACCATCTAAACCTATCCGATAGTTCCATCTTTTCTATTCTACCTCCATTTGGGTTTCCGGCGCAAACCAGTTCCCAAGCTTTTAAATAATCATTAAATAAATCCAATTCTACTTCCGGAGAAAACGCTTTCAGTTTATTTGGGTTTATATAATATTTTATACCAAGAAATTTTTTACGCTTCGAAAAAAGAATAACTCCAACATTAAAAAACTCTTCACGTTCTACCTTAGGTACAACTCTAATAACGGCGTACTCAAATGTATATTTATCTTGCATCTTCAGCTTCTTTAACTAGTAAATCAATCTTAGAATATCTCGAATTTATAAACTCAATATAAGCTGCTCTCATGTCATCACTACTCATAGTGTCAGATTCGCTTATAAGCCAATCTTCAGGTATGTTAGATATTATTTCTGCAATTTTAGCTGCACTTAGCAAATTTTTAATTTCTACAGCGGCTTCTTTTAGTTTTGTTGCTTTTTGTAAAAGCACATGGTCTTTTATCAACGGAAATGTTCTGGTTAAATGGTTCTCCCAATTTTTCCAATCGTGATGAAAATAAAAACTAGCGCCATTATCTATTACCCAAAGTTCCTTATTCCATTGCAGTAAATTAGTGTTCTTTGCAGTTCTATCAATATTGCTAATAATGCTATCTAAAAGTACCACTTTAGAGGCGGTTAAGCTACCTGTTGTGCTCACCAAAGGATCGTAAGTAATAGCGCTCGATAAAAAATGTAAGCCTAAATTTAAGCCTACACTAAATTTAAGTAAGTCTTGAATTTCTTCGTCTGGTTCCGTTTTGCTAAACGAGTCGTCTAAATTCATAAAAACTAATTCAGGGACTTTTAAGCCGATGGCACGTGCTATTTCTCCACCAATAAACTCAGCAATTAATGCTTTTTTTCCTTGTCCGGCACCTCTAAATTTTAATACATATAGAAAGCTATCATCAGCCTTAACTATGGCCGGAAGTGAGCCACCTTCTCTTAACGGATGCACATATTGCGTAACATCTACAGTGCGAATATCAATTTTATTCATAACGACGAAAATACTAAAAATGTAATTTTTAAAACGATAATAGACTTCTATTATTTCCCTGAACTATAAGAGCGATTTCTTATAGCTTATATAAGTTTGTAAGCATAGTGCTTATTAATCGTTAATTTGTTGAGGGGTTTATTTTTGGCAGACAAAATCTCATGTTGGTGCCTACACCAACTTCACTTTCTGCCCAAATTTTTCCTTTATGGTAATCAATAAAATCTTTACAAAGTATTAATCCTAGGCCTGTCCCACTCTCATCGTTTGTGCCAGCTGTAGTGTGCGATTTGTCGAGTTGAAACAGTTTTTCGAGATTGTCTTTAGAAATTCCAACACCGCTATCTATTACAGATATAAGGTGCTCGCTCTCCATTTCTTTCGTCTGTATATTAATAATACCTTTTTTAGGGGTGAATTTTATGGCGTTAGAAATAATGTTTCGGAGTACTGTTTCTATCATTTCTTTATCGGCATACACAATAATGTTAGCAGCTGCGTCGAGATTAATGTGTATTTGTTTTTGTTCCGAAGAGGTTTTTAGTAAATCTAAGGTGTTTTGTATTAAAGCGATTAAATCAATATACTCTGGGTTGAACTTCATTTGTCCAGATTGCGATCTCGACCACTCCATAAGATTTGATAATAAAGCCATGGCGTGCTCTGATGAGGTATAGATAATTTCGGCATACTCATCAATATCTTCGTAGTTATTCTCTTTAATTTGGTCACTAAGTATTTGGCTAAAGCCCATAATGCCGTTAAAAGGCGTGCGTAAATCGTGTGCAATTATCGAAAAGAATTTATCTTTTGTAGAGTTTAATTCTCTTAAAGTGGCTTCGCTGTTCCTTAAGTTAAACTCTGCTTTTTTTCTATTACTAATATCGTTTATTACTGAAATAATACAATCTTCATTATTAATATTAATTACCTGTGCCGTCATTGATCCCGGGAATAGTTCGCCCGATTTTT
The window above is part of the Algibacter sp. L3A6 genome. Proteins encoded here:
- the mgtE gene encoding magnesium transporter, producing the protein MSEETENIQFQLTKELIEQVEQLIANKSDNELKELLDEFHHADIAEILDEIDLEEAMYVIKLLDSETTSDILMELDEDNREKVLRNLSAKEIAEEIEELDTDDAADIIAELPESRQQEVIAQIIDEEHKAEINELLAYDEDTAGGLMAKELVKVYDTWTVAGCLRRIRVQAEEVTRVHSVYVVNKQGKLVGRLSLKDLIVAKNEQKIADIYISSVDSVNVHDDVEVVAQVMAKYDLEAIPVVDGKQILLGRITIDDIVDVIKEEAEKDYQLAAGISQDVEADDSVWELTKARLPWLLIGMFGGLGAASIISGFTGAMLKYTELLLFIPLIQATAGNVGVQSSAIVVQGLANNTIKGKLLKRLLKEFSLGLVNGVAIALIVLLISHFGFKTSYLVSMTIGIALITVIIMAALIGTFVPIILDKRGVDPAIATGPFITTSNDIFGILIYFLIAKAILGF
- a CDS encoding DUF3037 domain-containing protein — encoded protein: MQDKYTFEYAVIRVVPKVEREEFFNVGVILFSKRKKFLGIKYYINPNKLKAFSPEVELDLFNDYLKAWELVCAGNPNGGRIEKMELSDRFRWLTACRSTIIQSSKTHSGLCNDPEKMLEDIFNSHVL
- a CDS encoding HipA family kinase, whose translation is MNKIDIRTVDVTQYVHPLREGGSLPAIVKADDSFLYVLKFRGAGQGKKALIAEFIGGEIARAIGLKVPELVFMNLDDSFSKTEPDEEIQDLLKFSVGLNLGLHFLSSAITYDPLVSTTGSLTASKVVLLDSIISNIDRTAKNTNLLQWNKELWVIDNGASFYFHHDWKNWENHLTRTFPLIKDHVLLQKATKLKEAAVEIKNLLSAAKIAEIISNIPEDWLISESDTMSSDDMRAAYIEFINSRYSKIDLLVKEAEDAR
- a CDS encoding PAS domain-containing sensor histidine kinase — encoded protein: MGNVLVFFRGYIPDWASIPLGNVLLISSLIGLLMGLEQFVNKKGSHIHNYILTSIFLIIHSYYTFIEPDLNARNINIAFAYVIISFQIIYLMFRRTPIAMRKITRSIGYLFCAVFIIQVLHIIYNVQKEEVVSDYFKSSTIESLFLSSWIIITILMPYIITLMYNKRLIININKQEEKFSKAFHAAPFVIMLSKFSDGKIFEVNKSVEALSDYKTEDLIGSNSSELNLWGQKDDREKFLSSLSSNGFVKENEYIFRKKSGELFPGSMTAQVININNEDCIISVINDISNRKKAEFNLRNSEATLRELNSTKDKFFSIIAHDLRTPFNGIMGFSQILSDQIKENNYEDIDEYAEIIYTSSEHAMALLSNLMEWSRSQSGQMKFNPEYIDLIALIQNTLDLLKTSSEQKQIHINLDAAANIIVYADKEMIETVLRNIISNAIKFTPKKGIINIQTKEMESEHLISVIDSGVGISKDNLEKLFQLDKSHTTAGTNDESGTGLGLILCKDFIDYHKGKIWAESEVGVGTNMRFCLPKINPSTN